From Streptomyces sp. NBC_00775, one genomic window encodes:
- a CDS encoding YciI family protein, producing MFVLELSYTAPLEAVDAALEAHVAWLDEQYAAGVFVASGRKNPRDGGMILAVAEDRARIEQITAGDPFVAAGVCAYRITEFIATKTAPGLERYRETPG from the coding sequence ATGTTCGTACTGGAGCTGAGCTACACCGCGCCGCTCGAAGCCGTCGACGCCGCTCTGGAAGCCCACGTCGCCTGGCTCGACGAGCAGTACGCGGCCGGTGTCTTCGTCGCCTCCGGGCGCAAGAACCCCCGCGACGGCGGCATGATCCTCGCCGTCGCGGAGGACCGGGCGAGGATCGAGCAGATCACCGCGGGCGACCCGTTCGTCGCGGCGGGCGTGTGCGCTTACCGCATCACCGAGTTCATCGCGACCAAGACGGCGCCCGGCCTGGAGCGCTACCGGGAGACGCCCGGCTGA
- a CDS encoding isocitrate lyase/PEP mutase family protein, with protein sequence MTNPDSLRVNPDSLRETALAFHALHVPGRPLVLPNAWDAASARIVEGAGAAAVATTSAGLAWGLGTADGDRLDRDAALGVVGRIVAAVRVPVSADIESGYAQDAQGVADTVRAVLAAGAVGVNIEDALYGDEGGGAPLRPVAEQAERIAAARVAADAAGVPLYINARIDTYLRGAGKIEETLERAAAFLAAGADGVFVPGTVDPVTVKTLVEGIEGPLNVLVGPGAPSVAELAALGVARISAGSSIAQAAHALVHRAARELLDAGTYDSLTDGLDYGELNTLMGRSN encoded by the coding sequence ATGACGAACCCCGATTCCCTCCGCGTGAACCCCGATTCCCTGCGCGAAACCGCTCTCGCCTTCCATGCCCTGCACGTGCCCGGACGTCCGCTCGTCCTGCCGAACGCGTGGGACGCGGCCAGTGCCCGGATCGTCGAAGGGGCGGGCGCGGCCGCGGTGGCGACGACCAGTGCGGGGCTCGCGTGGGGGCTGGGTACGGCGGACGGGGACCGGCTCGACAGGGACGCGGCTCTCGGCGTGGTGGGGCGGATCGTCGCCGCGGTGCGGGTTCCCGTCAGCGCGGACATCGAGAGTGGTTACGCTCAGGACGCGCAGGGCGTCGCGGACACGGTCCGTGCGGTGCTCGCGGCGGGTGCGGTGGGCGTGAACATCGAGGACGCGCTCTACGGCGACGAAGGCGGTGGCGCGCCGCTGCGGCCGGTCGCCGAGCAGGCGGAGCGCATCGCGGCGGCCCGCGTGGCCGCCGACGCGGCCGGGGTGCCGCTGTACATCAACGCCCGCATCGACACGTATCTGCGCGGCGCGGGCAAGATCGAGGAGACCCTGGAGCGGGCGGCCGCCTTTCTGGCCGCCGGAGCCGACGGTGTCTTCGTCCCCGGGACCGTCGATCCGGTGACCGTCAAGACACTCGTCGAGGGCATCGAGGGCCCGCTGAACGTACTGGTGGGCCCCGGCGCACCGTCCGTCGCCGAGCTGGCCGCGCTAGGAGTGGCCCGGATCAGCGCGGGTTCGAGCATCGCGCAGGCCGCACACGCCCTGGTCCACCGTGCCGCGCGGGAGCTGCTGGACGCGGGGACCTACGACTCGCTGACCGACGGCCTCGACTACGGCGAGCTCAACACCCTGATGGGCAGGAGCAACTGA
- a CDS encoding plasmid stabilization protein: MPRGSNPKRERQYEHVKESALERGESRKRAEEIAARTVNKERARSGESKTASRTSTEDISSGRRGGLRSHEGAQGPTYDQLYEEAKRRNIHGRSGMDKSELKRALGDR, encoded by the coding sequence ATGCCCCGCGGTTCGAACCCCAAGCGGGAACGCCAGTACGAGCACGTCAAGGAGAGCGCGCTCGAGCGGGGAGAGAGCAGGAAGCGCGCCGAGGAGATCGCCGCGCGCACCGTCAACAAGGAGCGCGCCCGGTCCGGCGAGTCGAAAACCGCGAGCCGCACATCCACCGAGGACATCTCCTCCGGCAGGCGCGGCGGCCTGCGCTCCCACGAAGGTGCCCAGGGTCCCACTTACGACCAGCTGTACGAGGAGGCCAAGCGGCGCAACATCCATGGCCGATCGGGCATGGACAAGAGCGAGCTGAAGCGCGCGCTGGGCGACCGGTGA
- a CDS encoding acyl-ACP desaturase, producing the protein MTITSPHLGSPSAAWTDARLLYALEEVVETELNRHLKVAKDWMPHEYVPWSDARNFPGFFEDGEAWGKEQSKVTELGRIALVVNLLTEDNLPSYHHEIASLFGRDGAWGTWVHRWTAEEGRHGIVMRDYLLASRAVDPDQLEAFRMQHMSEGFESDNRHSMLHSVAYVAFQELATRVSHRNTGHQSGDPVCDRMLARIATDENLHMVFYRNLLKAAFELAPDLTMQAVRDVIVNFRMPGHGMPGFERAAAQMAIGEVYNMRIHHDDVLQPVLRHLKVLEIDGLGPEGLQAQEELGFFMGGLDAEASKFDEKLAARKARMAARAAG; encoded by the coding sequence GTGACGATCACTTCTCCCCACCTCGGCAGCCCGTCCGCCGCCTGGACCGACGCTCGACTGCTGTACGCGCTGGAAGAAGTGGTCGAGACCGAGCTCAACCGCCACCTGAAGGTGGCCAAGGACTGGATGCCCCACGAGTACGTGCCGTGGAGCGACGCCCGTAACTTCCCCGGCTTCTTCGAGGACGGCGAGGCCTGGGGCAAGGAGCAGTCCAAGGTCACCGAACTCGGCCGGATCGCGCTGGTCGTCAACCTCCTCACCGAGGACAACCTGCCCAGCTACCACCACGAGATCGCCTCGCTCTTCGGCCGTGACGGCGCCTGGGGCACCTGGGTGCACCGCTGGACCGCGGAAGAGGGCCGGCACGGCATCGTGATGCGCGACTACCTGCTCGCCTCGCGCGCCGTGGACCCCGACCAGCTCGAGGCGTTCCGCATGCAGCACATGAGCGAGGGCTTCGAGTCGGACAACCGCCACTCGATGCTCCACTCGGTCGCCTACGTCGCCTTCCAGGAGCTCGCGACCCGCGTCTCGCACCGCAACACCGGCCACCAGTCGGGCGACCCGGTCTGCGACCGCATGCTGGCGCGCATCGCGACCGACGAGAACCTGCACATGGTCTTCTACCGCAACCTGCTGAAGGCCGCGTTCGAGCTCGCCCCCGACCTCACCATGCAGGCCGTGCGTGACGTCATCGTCAACTTCCGGATGCCCGGTCACGGCATGCCCGGCTTCGAGCGCGCCGCCGCGCAGATGGCCATCGGCGAGGTCTACAACATGCGCATCCACCACGACGACGTGCTCCAGCCGGTGCTGCGCCACCTCAAGGTCCTGGAGATCGACGGCCTCGGACCCGAGGGCCTGCAGGCCCAGGAGGAGCTCGGCTTCTTCATGGGCGGTCTGGACGCGGAGGCCTCCAAGTTCGACGAGAAGCTCGCCGCCCGCAAGGCGCGCATGGCGGCACGCGCCGCCGGCTGA
- a CDS encoding DUF2201 family putative metallopeptidase, with amino-acid sequence MAYGERGRRPVVDLADRRALERFRPADAEVVEQARRLKEAALLDFGLTESAVASWLYAKCHHQLATTAVDTAAVVASGDGSCLLLYNPGFFVRLGLDGVKFVLFHEARHLVQRHLFADPELRADPVFEVATEVSINHVALVRLGRDGLPLLDGRPTGIDPREIHEAYREDLLAQGLEPVAYDEFTQTDMTVYGELKRMRHPPVPAGRLCVHLTSDVPADQETVDEVSSSALLNALLAARRGHAGAEQELLDLMGRTEDASARAAKIWGQLGAGELRGETARTRTVDWWQRWLVDVLGSKLRDGERLVYPKKRGALLAALGQDPMLSRRGPVRDKVLVIAYDTSGSMPDRVVDWLTDLVGRIDGVEAHWLSFDAVVMPFEPGGRVYGGGGTSFQAVADYVEGRTEVNGRRCEVSPDAVVMLTDGYAPPITPAEPDKWIWLITEGGHEWPDSHIPAMDCHRVSTGSH; translated from the coding sequence ATGGCGTACGGAGAGCGGGGGCGACGGCCTGTCGTCGATCTGGCGGACCGCAGGGCGCTGGAGCGGTTCCGGCCGGCCGACGCGGAGGTCGTCGAGCAGGCGCGGCGGCTCAAGGAGGCCGCGCTGCTGGACTTCGGGCTGACGGAGTCGGCGGTGGCCTCCTGGCTGTACGCGAAGTGCCACCACCAGCTGGCGACGACAGCGGTGGACACGGCTGCCGTGGTGGCCTCAGGCGACGGTTCCTGTCTGCTTCTCTACAATCCGGGCTTTTTCGTACGACTCGGCCTGGACGGCGTGAAGTTCGTGCTGTTCCACGAGGCCCGGCATCTGGTGCAGCGGCATCTGTTCGCCGACCCGGAGCTGCGCGCGGACCCGGTCTTCGAGGTGGCCACGGAGGTGTCCATCAACCATGTGGCGCTGGTGCGGCTCGGCAGGGACGGCCTGCCCCTGCTGGACGGCCGTCCGACGGGCATCGATCCGCGCGAGATCCACGAGGCGTACCGGGAGGACCTGCTCGCGCAGGGTCTTGAGCCGGTCGCGTACGACGAGTTCACCCAGACCGACATGACGGTGTACGGCGAGCTGAAGAGGATGCGGCATCCTCCGGTTCCCGCCGGACGGCTGTGTGTGCATCTGACGTCCGACGTGCCCGCCGACCAGGAGACGGTCGACGAGGTCTCCTCCTCCGCGCTGCTCAACGCGCTGCTGGCGGCCCGCCGCGGGCACGCGGGCGCCGAGCAGGAGCTGCTGGATCTGATGGGCCGCACCGAGGACGCCTCGGCGCGGGCCGCGAAGATCTGGGGGCAGCTGGGCGCCGGTGAGCTGCGCGGCGAGACCGCGCGGACGCGGACGGTCGACTGGTGGCAGCGCTGGCTGGTCGACGTGCTCGGTTCGAAACTGCGTGACGGCGAGCGGCTGGTGTACCCGAAGAAGCGGGGTGCGCTGCTCGCGGCGCTGGGCCAGGACCCGATGCTCTCGCGGCGCGGCCCGGTGCGCGACAAGGTCCTCGTCATCGCGTACGACACCTCGGGCTCCATGCCCGACCGGGTGGTCGACTGGCTCACCGACCTCGTCGGACGGATCGACGGGGTCGAGGCGCACTGGCTGTCCTTCGATGCCGTGGTGATGCCCTTCGAGCCGGGCGGCCGGGTCTACGGCGGAGGCGGCACGAGCTTCCAGGCCGTCGCGGACTACGTGGAGGGGCGTACGGAGGTGAACGGCCGCCGCTGCGAGGTGAGTCCGGACGCCGTGGTGATGCTGACCGACGGATACGCCCCGCCGATCACGCCCGCCGAGCCCGACAAATGGATCTGGCTGATCACCGAGGGCGGCCATGAGTGGCCCGACAGCCACATACCGGCGATGGACTGCCATCGCGTGAGCACCGGATCGCACTAG
- a CDS encoding SsgA family sporulation/cell division regulator encodes MSTVIEQPVEARLVAAAPRMPSIPATLHYDRSDPFAVRMTFPAPATLEGVDVCWTFARELLTSGLEEAVGRGDVRVRPYGYDRTVLEFHAPEGTAVVHVRSGEVRRFLQRTTDLVPVGLEHLQVDLDHDLAELMRGTC; translated from the coding sequence TTGTCCACCGTCATCGAGCAGCCCGTAGAGGCCCGCCTCGTCGCCGCCGCGCCGCGGATGCCGAGCATTCCCGCAACGCTCCACTACGACCGGAGCGATCCCTTCGCCGTCCGTATGACCTTCCCGGCCCCGGCCACGCTGGAGGGCGTCGACGTGTGCTGGACCTTCGCGCGCGAGCTGCTCACGTCCGGGCTGGAGGAGGCCGTGGGCCGGGGCGACGTCCGGGTGCGGCCGTACGGCTACGACCGCACCGTCCTGGAGTTCCACGCCCCCGAGGGCACCGCCGTGGTGCATGTGCGCTCGGGCGAGGTGCGACGCTTCCTGCAGCGCACGACGGACCTGGTGCCCGTCGGTCTTGAACACCTCCAGGTGGACCTGGACCACGATCTGGCCGAACTCATGCGGGGTACGTGCTGA
- a CDS encoding AAA family ATPase, which yields MTTAINPTHPDRTAPAPSRLESFIDALIDMGQTGQIFGEHGIGKTATFFSHVARAHPDATLVYVPAANLTPDDLLVNAPVRDPRTGELVLRQLVMSQLKPGTPFVLLIDDSLQAGETIQSQLMQIACNWTLGEHDLRALGCIGVFLTDNESLGETSARRSDLALLDRMVTMRITANDTSWRRHLVAKYREWDLDPVFSLWASLSPTLRERLSPRTLDHVLANAREGFPLRWALPLVGGERLRLVEPRPDGKPGQNRTAEILDRIAEHVGVSNPSTIPDPVRQVLRAALRNRWTVLLQGPPGCGKTELVRETVREGLGREPLYFSLPVTNVEDLCAPIPSADGTLDNLLAAGFTGPEPKAIVWDEYNRPKDKAAFAKLMEITQEWSLAGRRIENLRAQIAVQNPPYHLGRKLLVSRNNIAQATRFTASLTVEPEDIPANEWLLARYGSDAETVLEWWKHDIDDDGRAWITKRTLERLIKLHRRGLPLEMATVYLGDGEYAPVPLTALVDRLSGRPVTGLRELAREADAWEARLRRAAEHSDEGANDSDVVHQVLANAELSQLKKHRKVVARLVPLLPPKLRATYLVGATQEQQRFWTEIFMGMRR from the coding sequence ATGACTACCGCCATCAACCCCACCCACCCCGACCGCACCGCACCCGCGCCCTCCCGCCTCGAGTCGTTCATCGACGCGCTGATCGACATGGGGCAGACGGGCCAGATCTTCGGCGAGCACGGCATCGGCAAGACGGCGACGTTCTTCTCTCATGTGGCGCGCGCCCACCCCGACGCCACGCTGGTCTACGTACCCGCGGCGAACCTCACCCCGGACGACCTGCTCGTCAACGCGCCGGTACGGGACCCGCGCACCGGCGAACTCGTGCTGCGCCAGCTGGTGATGAGCCAGCTCAAGCCCGGCACGCCGTTCGTGCTGCTCATCGACGACTCGCTCCAGGCCGGTGAGACGATCCAGTCGCAGCTGATGCAGATCGCCTGCAACTGGACGCTGGGCGAGCACGATCTGCGCGCCCTGGGCTGCATCGGAGTCTTCCTCACCGACAACGAGTCGCTGGGCGAGACCTCCGCGCGGCGCAGCGACCTGGCGCTCCTGGACCGCATGGTCACGATGCGGATCACCGCGAACGACACCTCGTGGCGGCGCCATCTCGTGGCCAAGTACCGCGAATGGGACCTGGATCCGGTGTTCTCCCTGTGGGCGTCCCTCAGCCCCACGCTCCGCGAACGGCTGTCGCCGCGCACGCTGGACCATGTCCTGGCCAACGCCCGGGAGGGCTTCCCGCTGCGCTGGGCCCTGCCGCTGGTGGGCGGCGAGCGGCTGCGGCTCGTCGAGCCCCGCCCGGACGGAAAGCCCGGTCAGAACCGTACGGCCGAGATCCTGGACCGGATCGCCGAGCACGTGGGCGTGTCCAATCCGTCGACGATCCCCGATCCCGTCCGTCAGGTCCTGCGGGCCGCGCTGCGCAATCGCTGGACGGTGCTGCTGCAGGGCCCGCCGGGCTGCGGGAAGACGGAGCTCGTACGGGAGACGGTGCGCGAGGGGCTGGGCCGGGAGCCGCTGTACTTCTCGCTGCCGGTGACCAATGTCGAGGACCTGTGCGCGCCGATCCCGTCGGCGGACGGCACGCTGGACAACCTGCTCGCGGCGGGCTTCACGGGGCCCGAGCCGAAGGCGATCGTCTGGGACGAGTACAACCGCCCCAAGGACAAGGCCGCCTTCGCCAAGCTGATGGAGATCACCCAGGAGTGGTCGCTGGCGGGGCGCCGGATCGAGAACCTGCGGGCGCAGATAGCCGTGCAGAATCCGCCCTACCACCTGGGCCGCAAGCTCCTGGTCTCGCGGAACAACATCGCTCAGGCGACCCGTTTCACGGCCTCGCTGACGGTCGAGCCCGAGGACATCCCGGCCAATGAGTGGCTGCTCGCGCGGTACGGCTCGGACGCCGAGACCGTCCTGGAGTGGTGGAAGCACGACATCGACGACGACGGCCGCGCCTGGATCACCAAGCGGACCCTGGAGCGCCTCATCAAGCTGCACCGGCGCGGGCTGCCACTGGAGATGGCGACGGTCTATCTCGGCGACGGCGAGTACGCCCCGGTGCCGCTGACGGCGCTCGTCGACCGCCTGAGCGGACGCCCGGTGACCGGTCTGCGCGAGCTCGCGCGCGAGGCGGACGCCTGGGAGGCCCGGCTGCGGCGCGCGGCGGAGCACTCCGACGAGGGTGCCAATGACAGCGATGTGGTGCACCAGGTGCTTGCCAACGCCGAGCTGTCCCAGCTGAAGAAGCACCGGAAGGTGGTGGCCCGCCTTGTGCCGCTGCTGCCGCCGAAACTGCGGGCGACGTATCTGGTGGGGGCGACGCAGGAGCAGCAGCGGTTCTGGACGGAGATATTCATGGGCATGCGGCGCTGA
- a CDS encoding ABC-F family ATP-binding cassette domain-containing protein, whose protein sequence is MSTSPTSITCIDLSFTWPDGTAVFDGLQVSFGPARTGLVGVNGSGKSTLLRLIAGELTPVDGTVRVAGEVGYLPQNVTLDTGLRVDEALGIAAARAALHAIEAGDVAEEHFDLVGDDWDVEERALATLGELGLGHIGLDRTIGEVSGGESVLLRLAALLLRRPDVLLLDEPTNNLDLYARRRLYAAVEAWSGVMVVVSHDRELLDLVDQIADLRSGEVTWYGGNFSAYEEALAGEQEAAERMVRVAEADLKKQKRELVDAQVKLARRKRYGQKMFDIKREPRAVMRMRKRTAQESAGKHRIMHEEKLTEAKERLDDAVEAVRDDDEIRVDLPYTAVPPGRTVLTLEKLELRYGARVDGVFELRGPERIALIGRNGSGKTTLLRTIHGELDAVSGDARAHVPLRFLPQRLDVLDDERTVAENVARYAPAATNNRIRARLARFLFKGAKADQRAATLSGGERFRAALAALLLAEPAPQLLMLDEPTNNLDMASVRQLTTALDSYEGALIVASHDVPFLESIGITRWLLLEGGELKEITPEAVGYPS, encoded by the coding sequence ATGTCAACCTCTCCCACCTCCATCACCTGTATCGACCTCTCCTTCACCTGGCCGGACGGCACCGCCGTCTTCGACGGCCTCCAGGTCTCCTTCGGTCCCGCCAGGACCGGGCTCGTCGGCGTCAACGGATCAGGAAAGTCCACCCTGTTGAGGCTGATCGCCGGGGAACTCACCCCGGTCGACGGCACGGTCCGGGTCGCGGGCGAGGTCGGTTACCTGCCGCAGAACGTCACCCTCGACACCGGTCTGCGCGTCGACGAGGCGCTCGGCATCGCCGCCGCCCGCGCCGCGCTGCACGCCATCGAGGCGGGCGACGTGGCCGAGGAGCACTTCGACCTCGTCGGCGACGACTGGGACGTCGAGGAGCGGGCGCTGGCGACGCTCGGCGAACTCGGGCTCGGGCACATCGGGTTGGACCGCACGATCGGTGAGGTCTCCGGCGGCGAGTCGGTGCTGCTCCGCCTGGCCGCGCTCCTGCTGCGCCGACCCGACGTACTGCTGCTGGACGAACCGACCAACAACCTCGACCTGTACGCGCGGCGGCGGCTCTACGCGGCCGTCGAGGCCTGGTCCGGGGTCATGGTCGTGGTCAGCCACGACCGCGAACTCCTGGATCTGGTCGACCAGATCGCGGATCTGCGCTCCGGAGAGGTCACCTGGTACGGCGGCAACTTCTCCGCGTACGAGGAGGCGCTCGCCGGCGAGCAGGAGGCGGCGGAGCGCATGGTGCGCGTCGCCGAGGCCGATCTGAAGAAGCAGAAGCGCGAACTGGTCGACGCACAGGTCAAGTTGGCCCGGCGCAAGCGGTACGGCCAGAAAATGTTCGACATTAAGCGCGAACCCCGCGCCGTGATGAGGATGCGCAAACGTACGGCACAGGAATCCGCGGGCAAGCACCGCATCATGCACGAAGAGAAGCTCACCGAGGCGAAGGAGCGTCTGGACGACGCGGTGGAGGCCGTACGGGACGACGACGAGATCCGCGTCGACCTGCCGTACACGGCCGTGCCGCCGGGCCGCACCGTACTCACCCTGGAGAAGCTTGAGTTGCGGTACGGCGCGCGTGTGGACGGCGTGTTCGAGCTGCGCGGGCCCGAGCGGATCGCGCTGATCGGGCGCAATGGCTCGGGCAAGACCACGTTGCTGCGGACGATCCACGGGGAGCTGGACGCGGTGTCCGGCGACGCCCGGGCCCATGTGCCGTTGCGTTTCCTGCCGCAGCGGCTCGACGTGCTCGACGACGAGCGGACGGTCGCCGAGAACGTGGCCCGGTACGCGCCGGCCGCCACCAACAACCGGATCCGGGCGCGCCTGGCCCGCTTCCTGTTCAAGGGGGCCAAGGCCGATCAGCGCGCGGCGACGCTCTCCGGCGGCGAACGCTTCAGGGCGGCGCTCGCGGCGCTACTGCTGGCCGAGCCCGCGCCGCAGCTCCTGATGCTCGACGAGCCGACGAACAACCTCGACATGGCGAGCGTCCGGCAGCTCACGACGGCCTTGGACTCCTACGAGGGGGCACTGATCGTCGCCAGCCACGACGTGCCCTTCCTGGAGTCGATCGGAATCACGCGGTGGCTGCTGCTGGAAGGAGGAGAACTGAAAGAAATCACGCCGGAAGCTGTCGGGTATCCCTCATAG
- the ddaH gene encoding dimethylargininase, with product MPSQKALIRRPSPRLAEGLVTHIERAKVDVDLAVEQWEAYAEALRTHGWETVEVDPADDCPDSVFVEDTVVVFRNVALISRPGAESRRGETAGVEEAVARLGCSVNWIWEPGTLDGGDILKVGDTVYVGRGGRTNAAGVQQLRAAFEPLGARVVAVPVSKVLHLKSAVTALPDGTVIGHEPLVDTPSLFPRFLAVPEESGAHVVLLGGGKLLMAESAPKTAELLADLGHEPVLVDISEFEKLEGCVTCLSVRLRELYV from the coding sequence GTGCCCAGCCAGAAAGCCCTGATACGCCGTCCCAGCCCCCGCCTCGCCGAAGGGCTGGTGACGCACATCGAGCGCGCGAAGGTGGACGTCGACCTGGCGGTCGAGCAGTGGGAGGCGTACGCGGAGGCACTGCGTACGCACGGCTGGGAGACCGTCGAGGTGGACCCCGCCGACGACTGTCCGGACTCGGTGTTCGTCGAGGACACCGTGGTCGTCTTCCGCAATGTCGCCCTGATCTCCCGCCCCGGCGCCGAGTCCCGGCGCGGCGAGACCGCCGGGGTCGAGGAGGCCGTGGCCCGGCTGGGCTGCTCGGTGAACTGGATCTGGGAGCCGGGCACCCTCGACGGCGGTGACATCCTGAAGGTCGGCGACACGGTGTACGTGGGCCGCGGCGGGCGCACGAACGCGGCCGGGGTCCAGCAGCTGCGGGCGGCCTTCGAACCGCTCGGGGCGCGGGTCGTCGCCGTACCCGTGAGCAAGGTGCTGCACCTGAAGTCGGCGGTCACCGCGCTGCCCGACGGGACGGTTATCGGCCACGAGCCACTGGTCGACACGCCGTCGCTGTTCCCGCGCTTCCTGGCGGTGCCGGAGGAGTCCGGGGCGCACGTCGTGCTCCTGGGCGGAGGAAAACTTCTGATGGCCGAGAGCGCCCCGAAGACGGCGGAGCTGCTCGCGGACCTCGGCCACGAGCCGGTCCTCGTGGACATCAGTGAGTTCGAGAAACTCGAAGGCTGTGTGACATGTCTCTCGGTCCGGCTCCGGGAACTGTACGTCTGA
- a CDS encoding WD40/YVTN/BNR-like repeat-containing protein, translating into MVAVGLCAAALATALTAASPAQAHEAGKAAHWQLKDSGTDVRFRGLSAVSRDTAWVAGSKGTVLRTTDGGANWRNVSPPGAADLEFRDIEAFDTRRAVVLAIGEGEASRVFRTDDGGATWTESFRNTDAKAFYDCLTFFDRRHGLAMSDPVDGKFRILSTSDGGRSWKVLPSDGMPAAQDGEAGFAASGQCLVSSGPRDVWLATGGGARARVLHSSDRGLTWTATDTPIPAGDPARGVFGVAFRDPTHGLAVGGDYRADQASPQAAALTSDGGRTWTPAAQPPPAYRSGVTWLPHSRTAALAVGPTGTDLTTDGGRTWRTLDTGSYDTVDCTPDLGCWASGEKGRVARLER; encoded by the coding sequence ATGGTCGCCGTGGGACTGTGCGCTGCCGCGCTCGCCACCGCGCTGACGGCGGCATCACCCGCGCAGGCACACGAGGCGGGGAAGGCGGCCCACTGGCAGCTCAAGGACAGCGGCACGGACGTACGGTTCCGCGGACTCTCGGCCGTCAGCCGGGACACGGCCTGGGTGGCCGGCTCCAAGGGCACCGTGCTGCGCACCACCGACGGCGGCGCGAACTGGCGGAACGTCTCGCCGCCCGGGGCGGCGGACCTGGAATTCCGTGACATCGAGGCGTTCGACACGCGGCGCGCCGTGGTCCTCGCCATCGGTGAGGGCGAGGCCTCCCGTGTCTTCCGCACGGACGACGGCGGCGCCACCTGGACGGAGTCCTTCCGCAACACCGACGCGAAGGCCTTCTACGACTGCCTCACCTTCTTCGACCGGCGCCACGGACTGGCGATGAGCGACCCCGTGGACGGCAAGTTCCGCATCCTGTCGACCAGTGACGGCGGCCGCTCCTGGAAGGTGCTGCCCAGTGACGGGATGCCCGCCGCCCAGGACGGCGAGGCGGGCTTCGCGGCCAGCGGGCAGTGCCTGGTCAGCTCGGGGCCTCGTGACGTGTGGCTGGCCACCGGCGGGGGTGCACGCGCGCGCGTGCTGCACTCCTCGGATCGCGGACTGACCTGGACGGCCACCGACACGCCGATCCCGGCCGGCGACCCGGCGCGCGGCGTCTTCGGCGTCGCCTTCCGCGACCCCACTCACGGCCTCGCGGTCGGCGGCGACTACCGCGCCGACCAGGCCTCACCCCAGGCCGCGGCCCTCACCTCCGACGGCGGCCGCACCTGGACACCCGCCGCCCAGCCCCCGCCCGCCTACCGCTCCGGCGTCACCTGGCTCCCGCACAGCCGTACCGCCGCGCTCGCCGTCGGCCCCACCGGCACCGACCTGACGACGGACGGCGGTCGCACCTGGCGCACCCTCGACACCGGCTCGTACGACACCGTGGACTGCACCCCCGACCTGGGCTGCTGGGCCTCCGGCGAGAAGGGACGGGTGGCCCGCCTGGAGCGCTGA